The following proteins are co-located in the Castor canadensis chromosome 5, mCasCan1.hap1v2, whole genome shotgun sequence genome:
- the Hck gene encoding tyrosine-protein kinase HCK isoform X3 encodes MGCKKSKFLHDGGKDLKKESSANAHSPVYVPDPTSSIKPGLNRSNGNPPGSVEGSDDVIVVALYDYEAIHREDLSFQKGEQMVVLEETGEWWRARSLATRKEGYIPSNYVARVNSLETEEWFFKGISRKDAERHLLAPGNVLGSFMIRDSETTKGSYSLSVRDYDPQQGDTVKHYKIRTLDSGGFYISPRSTFSNLQELVDHYKKGKDGLCQKLSVPCVAPKPQKPWEKDAWEIPRESLKLEKRLGAGQFGEVWMAIYNKHTKVAVKTMKPGSMSVEAFLAEANLMKTLQHDKLVKLHAVVTQEPIYIITEFMAKGSLLDFLKSEEGSKQPLPKLIDFSAQVADSVEADMEDHCSLSVLTPGMFTSTSRNGIAEGMAFIEQRNYIHRDLRAANILVSASLVCKIADFGLARIIEDNEYTAREGAKFPIKWTAPEAINFGSFTIKSDVWSFGILLMEIVTYGRIPYPGMSNPEVIRALERGYRMPRPEHCPEELYNIMTRCWKNRPEERPTFEYIQSVLDDFYTATESQYQQQP; translated from the exons GGGCTGAACAGAAGCAATGGCAACCCCCCAGGATCTGTGGAGG GTTCTGATGATGTCATCGTGGTTGCCTTGTATGACTATGAGGCTATTCACCGGGAAGACCTCAGCTTCCAGAAGGGAGAGCAGATGGTGGTCTTGGAGGA GACTGGGGAGTGGTGGAGAGCGAGGTCCTTAGCCACCCGGAAAGAGGGCTACATCCCAAGCAACTATGTGGCTCGAGTTAACTCTCTAGAGACAGAGGA GTGGTTCTTCAAGGGCATCAGCCGGAAGGATGCAGAGCGCCACCTCCTGGCTCCGGGCAATGTGCTAGGCTCCTTCATGATCCGGGATAGTGAGACCACCAAAG GGAGCTACTCCTTGTCCGTTCGAGACTATGATCCCCAGCAAGGAGACACAGTGAAGCATTACAAGATCCGGACCCTGGACAGTGGGGGCTTCTACATCTCCCCAAGGAGCACCTTCAGCAACCTTCAGGAACTGGTAGACCACTACAAAA AGGGGAAGGACGGGCTGTGTCAGAAGCTGTCAGTGCCCTGTGTGGCCCCCAAGCCCCAGAAGCCATGGGAGAAAGACGCCTGGGAGATCCCCCGGGAATCCCTCAAGCTGGAGAAGAGGCTTGGAGCTGGACAATTTGGGGAAGTCTGGATGG CCATCTATAACAAGCACACCAAAGTGGCGGTGAAAACAATGAAGCCGGGGAGCATGTCAGTGGAGGCTTTCCTGGCAGAGGCCAACCTGATGAAAACATTGCAGCATGACAAGTTGGTGAAGCTGCATGCTGTGGTTACACAGGAGCCCATCTACATCATCACGGAGTTCATGGCCAAAG GAAGCCTactggactttttaaaaagtgaagaaggCAGCAAGCAGCCCTTGCCAAAACTCATAGACTTCTCAGCCCAG GTGGCTGACTCTGTGGAGGCAGATATGGAGGACCACTGTTCTTTAAGTGTTCTAACTCCTGGAATGTTCACATCAACCTCGCGGAATGGG ATCGCAGAAGGCATGGCCTTCATCGAGCAGAGGAACTACATACACCGAGACCTCAGAGCCGCCAACATCTTGGTCTCTGCCTCGCTGGTGTGTAAGATCGCTGACTTTGGCCTGGCGCGGATCATCGAGGACAATGAGTACACGGCCCGGGAAG GGGCCAAGTTTCCCATCAAGTGGACAGCACCTGAAGCCATCAATTTTGGCTCCTTCACCATCAAGTCAGATGTCTGGTCCTTTGGTATCCTGCTGATGGAGATTGTCACCTATGGCCGGATCCCTTACCCAG GGATGTCAAACCCGGAGGTGATCCGGGCACTGGAGCGTGGGTACCGGATGCCTCGACCTGAGCACTGCCCAGAGGAGCTCTACAACATCATGACACGCTGCTGGAAGAACCGCCCAGAGGAGCGGCCTACTTTCGAATATATCCAGAGTGTGCTGGATGACTTCTACACAGCCACGGAGAGCCAGTACCAACAGCAGCCTTGA
- the Hck gene encoding tyrosine-protein kinase HCK isoform X4 codes for MGCKKSKFLHDGGKDLKKESSANAHSPVYVPDPTSSIKPGLNRSNGNPPGSVEGSDDVIVVALYDYEAIHREDLSFQKGEQMVVLEETGEWWRARSLATRKEGYIPSNYVARVNSLETEEWFFKGISRKDAERHLLAPGNVLGSFMIRDSETTKGSYSLSVRDYDPQQGDTVKHYKIRTLDSGGFYISPRSTFSNLQELVDHYKKGKDGLCQKLSVPCVAPKPQKPWEKDAWEIPRESLKLEKRLGAGQFGEVWMAIYNKHTKVAVKTMKPGSMSVEAFLAEANLMKTLQHDKLVKLHAVVTQEPIYIITEFMAKGSLLDFLKSEEGSKQPLPKLIDFSAQIAEGMAFIEQRNYIHRDLRAANILVSASLVCKIADFGLARIIEDNEYTAREGAKFPIKWTAPEAINFGSFTIKSDVWSFGILLMEIVTYGRIPYPGMSNPEVIRALERGYRMPRPEHCPEELYNIMTRCWKNRPEERPTFEYIQSVLDDFYTATESQYQQQP; via the exons GGGCTGAACAGAAGCAATGGCAACCCCCCAGGATCTGTGGAGG GTTCTGATGATGTCATCGTGGTTGCCTTGTATGACTATGAGGCTATTCACCGGGAAGACCTCAGCTTCCAGAAGGGAGAGCAGATGGTGGTCTTGGAGGA GACTGGGGAGTGGTGGAGAGCGAGGTCCTTAGCCACCCGGAAAGAGGGCTACATCCCAAGCAACTATGTGGCTCGAGTTAACTCTCTAGAGACAGAGGA GTGGTTCTTCAAGGGCATCAGCCGGAAGGATGCAGAGCGCCACCTCCTGGCTCCGGGCAATGTGCTAGGCTCCTTCATGATCCGGGATAGTGAGACCACCAAAG GGAGCTACTCCTTGTCCGTTCGAGACTATGATCCCCAGCAAGGAGACACAGTGAAGCATTACAAGATCCGGACCCTGGACAGTGGGGGCTTCTACATCTCCCCAAGGAGCACCTTCAGCAACCTTCAGGAACTGGTAGACCACTACAAAA AGGGGAAGGACGGGCTGTGTCAGAAGCTGTCAGTGCCCTGTGTGGCCCCCAAGCCCCAGAAGCCATGGGAGAAAGACGCCTGGGAGATCCCCCGGGAATCCCTCAAGCTGGAGAAGAGGCTTGGAGCTGGACAATTTGGGGAAGTCTGGATGG CCATCTATAACAAGCACACCAAAGTGGCGGTGAAAACAATGAAGCCGGGGAGCATGTCAGTGGAGGCTTTCCTGGCAGAGGCCAACCTGATGAAAACATTGCAGCATGACAAGTTGGTGAAGCTGCATGCTGTGGTTACACAGGAGCCCATCTACATCATCACGGAGTTCATGGCCAAAG GAAGCCTactggactttttaaaaagtgaagaaggCAGCAAGCAGCCCTTGCCAAAACTCATAGACTTCTCAGCCCAG ATCGCAGAAGGCATGGCCTTCATCGAGCAGAGGAACTACATACACCGAGACCTCAGAGCCGCCAACATCTTGGTCTCTGCCTCGCTGGTGTGTAAGATCGCTGACTTTGGCCTGGCGCGGATCATCGAGGACAATGAGTACACGGCCCGGGAAG GGGCCAAGTTTCCCATCAAGTGGACAGCACCTGAAGCCATCAATTTTGGCTCCTTCACCATCAAGTCAGATGTCTGGTCCTTTGGTATCCTGCTGATGGAGATTGTCACCTATGGCCGGATCCCTTACCCAG GGATGTCAAACCCGGAGGTGATCCGGGCACTGGAGCGTGGGTACCGGATGCCTCGACCTGAGCACTGCCCAGAGGAGCTCTACAACATCATGACACGCTGCTGGAAGAACCGCCCAGAGGAGCGGCCTACTTTCGAATATATCCAGAGTGTGCTGGATGACTTCTACACAGCCACGGAGAGCCAGTACCAACAGCAGCCTTGA